In the Anomalospiza imberbis isolate Cuckoo-Finch-1a 21T00152 chromosome 3, ASM3175350v1, whole genome shotgun sequence genome, GCTAACTATATGTACTTTTAGTGTACAGGTGTGATCGAGGCAGTGATAGTTTGATAGCTAGgtttaatgttttaaaacacCATCAGAAGTGGAATAAGGCTCATTAGTACATACAGCTGCCCTTGGAATGTCAATCTCAGTTGCCTTCATCAACTTAAAATTCACAAAGTGCACAGTTAAGATATGCCAAAAAATTGAAACTGCTACTCTACCAACAGCTGCCCATGCTTAATACTTAGTGGTCTAATGGAACAAAGTATGTTCTTTCAAAAGAGATGTGTAAGAAAAGCCACTGTAAAACATTTAGTTTTGAAGATGCACTAGGAGCTCTTTGTAAACTGAAAAGTAGAAAAACATGGATTAATTATGTTAAGAAAAGAATACAAAAAACACTAGAAATGACCATCAAACTTCCAAAGAACAAGCACCACAATGGACATTAGCATTCGATTTTGCAGTGTACAGCAACGTAATAATTTTACTCTAGCCAGTCTACTTCATCAAATTCTGAATCATCTTCTGAATCACTGTATTCCACAGCAATGCGACGGGAGAGGATGGTGGCAACATCATTCTCAATGCGCTCGTGCTTAGCTTCTTGCTCCCGCTGCTCTTCGACTTTGCGGAGCTGAATACCTGGAGAACATCAGAGCACAAACGTGTCACTCTCCTCCTTCACCACTGCAAATATATTTAGGTCATGTTTCACAAAATGCTTTGCAAGCAAAAATGAATACACAGGATGCTGTCCTTCTCAGGTAGAATTTTTTTGACAAGCTTTTAAAGAGAAGAATATGTAAGTGATTAAGCCATTTTGCTATTTGCATTTTCTAGACTCtcttaataattttaatgaaagtTTAGAGCTATTTGAGTATCCTAACAAGACAGGACCTCTTGTAACCCTGTTTTTTATCATGTAATTATTTGGTTTGGGATAAAGTGTTACCTGGAGATCAAAGCTGGGGTAATTCAAGCCTTTGTTTTTTGGGCATGACTTGGTCAAAACTGTTTTCAGCAGTCACCTAGATTATACCAGCACGctctattttctcatttttgctGACGTTCTCTATGCATGTTCACGCACCCCTGTTGTACTCAGCTGTTGTCAACATTTCTTTAGACTTCAATGATGTTATTAATTCATGTGCATATAgacatgcaaaaatattttgaattagtGCTACAGCCTATCTGCTGATATTACAGTACCATACAgattctgtgctgtgctgcagtgcaggggaagagaagaagaatGCAGGACTTGAAACATTTGAGAGATCTTAACAACGGAAAGATACCCCACCATCAAACAGCAGCACACACCAATGTGTGTGTTCTGATGCAAGTAGGGATTTTCCTGGCCATGGGCACCATAAACTGAAAGGTACAGCTTGCAGACACAGCTCCTCATGAGATCATCAGGAAAACactgccctgcagctctgcccttcccttgcaCTCTGCCATAGGCACCTTGCAATGCAAAGGCTGCTCCACTACTGCACTGAGATCCGTGTCCAGATCAGATACTTAAGAGCTTGAAGTCTTCAGCCATGATTTCTGAACGTCACTTATATCTTGTAATACAGTGACAGATGATCAAAATTCCAGTGCCAATTGATCAGTTTCGCTTTTATCTAACAGTCTGTGAAAACCAATGTTTTTGTCTTCTACACGATCTGTAGATGATCAGAAATAGCTACATTTGCAGGTAGACAGAAATGGAAAGATAATCTCCACAGATCATCTACAAACACACGTACTTTTTTCTGTAATATAGCTTCCACAGAGAATCAGTTTGCCATCCAAACGAAACATCTGATAAGTGCAAttacaaattgaaaaaaaacctttctaCCTGGCAATGCATACACTGTAGAGGatagaaaacagaaacagaCTTAAGATGCATTCCTCTAACTTCTTACACATGTGAAATATTCCATCTCTCAAAGGTCACTTGTATTTAGCAGGTTTCTGAGATTGTTCTTTTTGCTGCCTAATAGACAACATTACCTTTCCGTATTGCTTCCAGCAGAACGCTTCTAGCATCACTGATCACAGGAAGAGTTGAAGGATGGCGTTTGGGCTCAGGAGCAGGAATCACTTGGGATGGTGGAGATGGAGGCATTATGGGTGCATGAGGGCCAGGGACAATGGTTGTGGGAGGAGGGTGCAGAACAGGAGGAGGGTGAGAAAGGTTTGCAACTGTGACAGGGGAGGAAGGTCGAATGCCAGGAGGTggcaggggaggaggtgggggtgGTGGAGGAAGTCCCTGTACTTCAGCTTGTGGAGGAACTGGGTGAACAGGTAGAGCTTCGCACACTTGGGCGGCTCTagtgacaggaggagagggctgTGCTAGGGGAGGAGCAACTGGAGGTGGAGCTGGATGAAGAACTCCAGGAGCTATCTGGAGAGGAGCTGGTGGaggtggcacagctggggcctgcagagcagctgtgggagggGGTGGTGGGGGTGGGACTGGGGGTGGAGGGGTGGAAGTCATTGCAGCTCTTAATGATGAAGTTGACAAAGCAGATGGaagaggtggtggtggtggaggaggaggagtggggCTCACAAACACCGGTGTTCTGCCTGTTGCTGGTGACTGAGGACGATTTTCTACCAAGCCAGGAGTAGAACTGCAACATCCAATAACAGAACAAAGTTATTAGAGCTAGACAGTGGAAAAAATAGTAATAGATTCACTTCTGCAACTTTAGAACATTGAAACGTGGGCATTAAAAGAGCATTATGTACTATGATGGGTGTTTGTCCACACCTCATAAATAAGAAAGTCTAATTTTCAGTATGGAGCATGCATCAGGTTTGCAAAAGACCTCTGCTCAAATTCAGCTATTAGCCAAATTTATGTTCTTATACAGTGTACTTGCATCTTTATCAAAGGTTTTCTGTACGAGTATAATTCTTCCCTGTTGTACCTAAGtaaatccaaattatttttctccaatCAGGGAACTATCAGTTGATTAACTGTTTTGATTCACAGagctttaaaacaaaaccaaaacaatgcAAACAATGCAAACAAGTTAAtttgaaatacatatttaagGTGTGATAACAAAATGAGTGAGACTAATATCAAAGGTCATCAATACTGCATACAGAGAGGTACAGTTATATGCTAGATACTCGTTATAGGACAATGAATAGGTGATCTGAAGAAACAAGAGAGAACAGTAAACTTATTTTCCTGAAAGACCACCAGAGGATTTCTTTAAACTGCTGTGGTAAATTAATCTAAAGAGTTATGCAGTTTTGTGTATGATCTCCTAAGCAGTAAAAATCATTCTTTTCAAGAGACTAACATCTTGCTGATGTAACAACCCCATCTAAATTAAATATTCTCTATTCTAAGCTGTATGTACCTGACCACAAAGGTATACTGGTCATAAACTGGTATAAAAAAATAGGGGAATGACAAAGAAATTTTCATCTCTAGAAAATATTCTATGTATGTATCTACTTCTGAAAAGGtacaaagaaatagaaaaaaaaagcactttggGAGAGAGAAGCACTTAAAATTTAGCAAATGCAATGAATACATAGTTTTGACAGCCGTCTTACTATGATATATTCTTCCTTTCAAATAGGCTGAAACACATCTCAGTTGTACAAATTTCCAAAACTCCAAAGGTACATCCTGAAATGCCAACATATTTCACAGAAGCATTTTCCATAGAATTCTTTGCCTTGCCATTTAACTCAGAAGGCCACATGGTTGCAGTATTAATGGCAAGCTGAGGCCTGTCTCCATCAGAGCACCCTATGGGATTTAGATGCTGGCCTTCCAATCCAGCTCCTGGCGGCCCTGTTCCTGCAGGCATGCTGGGGCTGTGGGCTGCCATAGCCCCTGGGATTTCTGGGCAGCACAGAAATAACCCTGACAGCTATTAGCAGGGTGGTAGGTGACTAAACCAGCCCCAAGAGATCTGCACGTGGCTTTTCTGGCTCGTACCTAACGCAGGGAGGCACAGGCTTCACTTCAGCGGCTCCGTGCAtggggggaggcggcggcggctcgTGGGGCCTGACCAGCACGCGCTCCTCGGCTCTGTTCAGGAGCTCAGACATCTGGCTGTAGGGCAACGCCGAAAGCGAATACGACCCGTCAATGTGGTCCACGTATGCTTGAGATCTGcagaaaaacagggagaagtGATCCAACTTCACCTTTAGTAGGAGTGAGTATTAGTGTCCTCAGCCACTGTTCTATACTTCAGTCTGACTTCTGAATGCAAGTCTTCTCTCCACTAGTGTTGCATATTACACAGTGTGGCTTTTCAATAATTTATCCCACTTTCCTTGTTATTACTTCTAGCAGCTCAAGAATTTGATTTTGGCAGGTATATCAGATAGTTTCTACAGTATGTGTGTGACCTTAGTGTTTATTAGACACATTATTTTGAGTTAAATAAACACGGCAATACAATCAGAACCACTCTTCTTTTATAGCATTCATGAAAATCCATCCATGTTAGAATGGTAGAATTTACAACTGAATAATTTAGCTGAACTTCTGTCAGAGGATCTTTATTCCAATATATACAGAGAACTCGCTGCTTTAATAGACATAAGACTCAATCAATATCTATTATTAGGTAGCAGCACTAAATAAAGATGATTCAACTTGTTAATGACAAGTTTAGACACACCTCAAGGATCTGATCAGTTCGTAAATTTTAATTAACTATTCAattacagaattttatttttaaagatttctaTTAAATTCAGAGCAAATGTGTTTGTAGAACACTTTCCAACAAGTAGAGCAACACTCTACATTTCCACGTACTGCCACCGCTGTAGTATCTAAGTCCATTAAATTCTTCAGGGGTGAAAATCtttctcatttatttcaaaGCGTGGTGCTGTTCTGCATATGCagtgctcccaagcacttcagCATTATTAATAATTGTGTTACTGAGATAATCAAGATTTAGGTCAGGGTCCTGGATATAAAACAAGCATGTCTAAAGTGGAACCCAACATACAATACAACAAAAAGACAGCAGGAAAGCAGATGTTTCTGCCAATGACTTGACACAGCAGTTTACAGAGATTCTATAAAGCTGTTCCTAGAAAAATGCTAATCACCATAACTTAACTTGTACCCCACTGAGTGAAACGCACTGAGAGCATTTTCCATTCTGAATTGAGCTAAGTTTTCCACAAGCAGGTTTTTCCACTTTTCAGGCAACAAACGCTCTCTCCTAGAGTTATCATAATTACTCACCATCACTACTGTTCCAGCTTGTTTGAAGGCCTTACAAAGCTAAACAAAATACTCTCTTATGGTGTGCTTTTGACCACAGAAAgataggggaaaaaattaacCAGTTTTTGGGGGGACAATGaatactttttaattaaaaaaaaccccaacaaaacaaaacacccaaaacacccaaaccaaAAATTTATCCCCAAATTACCTAACATTACTTGTCAGCCCTCTTTGCTATTAGATGGTTCTTGGCTGGTAAAATGGACTTGATTTTACACCAAGACCAGAAGCACAAGCACAGCAGGTGTTTACCATGTGAAATGCTACTTTTAGCCACCAGCAAATACGTGCTGTGAAATGAGAATTCAACAGGTTGGATTTTGTAATAGGCTATAACCAGAAATGTCAATCAAATCATGGATTTGTTCAAGAGTAAAGAGAAGCTCAGCATTCTAATTTGAGTTCCAAGTGGACATTTGTTCATATCACACACACGATATAGTCTTGGCAGTGTCTGCTTAAGAAATATCAAGAGGCTGGAACAAGGGGGATTTTGTGGGTCAGGACTGGAATGCAGTGACACACCTGGGTGCAAGCTTGCAGCAGTGACACTACAACTTCATCAAGCTGCAGGAGACAGCACATCCTCAAGGATACAATGAGGATACATGCTACCCTTAAAAATAACAACATAGTAACTACTCCTTTAAGGACACCCAGAATTTTAAAACTGAGTTTTGATTAAGCAAAATCACTGATTTCCAGTGCCCTTCAAGGAAGCAGTAGCATCTGGTCATTGACCATGTTCACTGTGCAGTATGAATACACTTCATAAAGgatagaaaaaacaaaaaggaaccTTGATTCAAAATGTGAAGCTGGACCATTAGCAACTTCAATGTGCTTATGTAAGAGGTTAGCATCATCTTCTGCAAGCTCTGGACCTTGGGCTAACTTCTGCCACTCTCTCCGTCTGTCATGAGGTGCCCTTGGCACTTTCTCTGGTTCGTGAGGGCGATCTAGATTTTTCTGCTGTAGAAGAGTTGTGCAAACAAAACTGACAACTGAGACAGTGTTTTTAATTACTTGCATATAAACATCAGCCACAAAATTATGAAAAACaatcccatttcaaatgcaagaaAAATTTGCTTTCAGGCTAAACATAATATGTAGAACAGAAAGACTTGTAAGAGCCAGAAATGGCAGACTAGTGGCTAAGAACCTGaataatataaagaaaaatacctgTTTAAGTAGCTTTTTATTCTAAGTCTGAAATCAAATTATAAATCTGACACTCATATTTACTCTCTCTACTACACATGAAACATACAGAATAATAGTCAAATAAAAAAGTAGCATTACTATTTCCAAAAGTGCTTGTttaatttcaagaaaatatAAGCAATATGCTTTCTTCCTACTAATTTTTTTCTAGTTGAAATATATCTACTAAAATGTCATTCAAGCTTTTTCACCTGTAAGATTGTCAAAATTTTGTCTTACAAATAAACATTCAAGTGAAATTCTTTACTCCTGCTGTATTCCTCCTTCCTTTCTGAGTCATTGCTAGAATAGTTAAAAGCTTTGGCAAAACTTGGTTAAGTCAGCATGAAAGTTTTAGGTCATGCTATATTATTTTACTATGactgctattattattattattattattattattattattattattattattattattattttattgttaatGTCGATGGAACTGAATGAATACATATAGCTTTAGTTGAATAGATGACTCTGTCAAGGTCTGAATTGCTATTAAAGCAACATATCTACAAGCAAATCCTTTCtaggaaaaaacaaagacaagCCATATAAATTTAACATATGTACCTTCtgcttcctcttttcttttcttttgtcctCGGTGTCCTGcaacattttttccttccacagATCAAAGAAATATGAAGGATTGGTATAGAACTTCAAACCCTCTTTTCCATCATCCCTGAAATAAAGTGACACAAACAGGGCATACTATTTATTTGACAAGACATGAATCCAAACATTAAGACAAAGCAAGGGCATATTAAAGAATATATAGTATCTCAGACCCTGAAACATTTTACTGAGGAACACAAAAGAGATGATCACTGACCTCCTGCGCCAGCACTTTTTACTATCTTTCCTGGCATTCAAGGTCCTAATTTTAGAAAGATAACTTCAACACAAGCTCAAAAAACAAAGTGTCATAAATCAGAGAACTCTCACTCCACTCCAATAACTCAAATCTTGCTGTTAAAATATTGAGCAAATTTGTGTGGCTGCTTATGTTCAGCTACTGATTCAAACTGAATCTCTGGGACAGCAAACAATATTCATTTCCATTGAAGAACCTTCTTTCTACACACTTACCTGTTTAATTTCTTCACTTCACATCCAAGCATCCAAGTACATTATATGGTttaataaatacagaatttaaaaacttctttttcCTACCATGTTACACTGAGTTAAGATTTGAGTAAAATGGAGTAATGTTTCTATGTTTATAATGTCTTCTGCTGCTTTCATTCCTCCAGCAGCTTCACAGTTTTCTACTCTGGCTCCTTAAATATTCAAGTGCTACTCCATGTGAGTAAGGTGCCT is a window encoding:
- the WASF1 gene encoding actin-binding protein WASF1 isoform X1 → MDQPEHRAVDGGAAGFGRRVNSASPPLPPARLGAPGEAPPPARAHTRTHTETRARCPVSIVKPPGTLRARRRPPKRGAASWEWPAPPELPAPRRPRREGLRLSGVKVRSEGRFAGPLIHFRMPLVKRNIDPRHLCHTALPRGIKNELECVTNISLANIIRQLSSLSKYAEDIFGELFNEAHSFSFRVNSLQERVDRLSVSVTQLDPKEEELSLQDITMRKAFRSSTIQDQQLFDRKTLPIPLQETYDICEQPPPLNILTPYRDDGKEGLKFYTNPSYFFDLWKEKMLQDTEDKRKEKRKQKQKNLDRPHEPEKVPRAPHDRRREWQKLAQGPELAEDDANLLHKHIEVANGPASHFESRSQAYVDHIDGSYSLSALPYSQMSELLNRAEERVLVRPHEPPPPPPMHGAAEVKPVPPCVSSTPGLVENRPQSPATGRTPVFVSPTPPPPPPPPLPSALSTSSLRAAMTSTPPPPVPPPPPPPTAALQAPAVPPPPAPLQIAPGVLHPAPPPVAPPLAQPSPPVTRAAQVCEALPVHPVPPQAEVQGLPPPPPPPPLPPPGIRPSSPVTVANLSHPPPVLHPPPTTIVPGPHAPIMPPSPPSQVIPAPEPKRHPSTLPVISDARSVLLEAIRKGIQLRKVEEQREQEAKHERIENDVATILSRRIAVEYSDSEDDSEFDEVDWLE
- the WASF1 gene encoding actin-binding protein WASF1 isoform X3; translation: MPLVKRNIDPRHLCHTALPRGIKNELECVTNISLANIIRQLSSLSKYAEDIFGELFNEAHSFSFRVNSLQERVDRLSVSVTQLDPKEEELSLQDITMRKAFRSSTIQDQQLFDRKTLPIPLQETYDICEQPPPLNILTPYRDDGKEGLKFYTNPSYFFDLWKEKMLQDTEDKRKEKRKQKQKNLDRPHEPEKVPRAPHDRRREWQKLAQGPELAEDDANLLHKHIEVANGPASHFESRSQAYVDHIDGSYSLSALPYSQMSELLNRAEERVLVRPHEPPPPPPMHGAAEVKPVPPCVSSTPGLVENRPQSPATGRTPVFVSPTPPPPPPPPLPSALSTSSLRAAMTSTPPPPVPPPPPPPTAALQAPAVPPPPAPLQIAPGVLHPAPPPVAPPLAQPSPPVTRAAQVCEALPVHPVPPQAEVQGLPPPPPPPPLPPPGIRPSSPVTVANLSHPPPVLHPPPTTIVPGPHAPIMPPSPPSQVIPAPEPKRHPSTLPVISDARSVLLEAIRKGIQLRKVEEQREQEAKHERIENDVATILSRRIAVEYSDSEDDSEFDEVDWLE
- the WASF1 gene encoding actin-binding protein WASF1 isoform X2; this encodes MDQPEHRAVDGGAAGFGRRVNSASPPLPPARLGAPGEAPPPARAHTRTHTETRARCPVSIVKPPGTLRARRRPPKRGAASWEWPAPPELPAPRRPRREGLRLSGVKVRSEGRFAGPLIHFRMPLVKRNIDPRHLCHTALPRGIKNELECVTNISLANIIRQLSSLSKYAEDIFGELFNEAHSFSFRVNSLQERVDRLSVSVTQLDPKEEELSLQDITMRKAFRSSTIQDQQLFDRKTLPIPLQETYDICEQPPPLNILTPYRDDGKEGLKFYTNPSYFFDLWKEKMLQDTEDKRKEKRKQKKNLDRPHEPEKVPRAPHDRRREWQKLAQGPELAEDDANLLHKHIEVANGPASHFESRSQAYVDHIDGSYSLSALPYSQMSELLNRAEERVLVRPHEPPPPPPMHGAAEVKPVPPCVSSTPGLVENRPQSPATGRTPVFVSPTPPPPPPPPLPSALSTSSLRAAMTSTPPPPVPPPPPPPTAALQAPAVPPPPAPLQIAPGVLHPAPPPVAPPLAQPSPPVTRAAQVCEALPVHPVPPQAEVQGLPPPPPPPPLPPPGIRPSSPVTVANLSHPPPVLHPPPTTIVPGPHAPIMPPSPPSQVIPAPEPKRHPSTLPVISDARSVLLEAIRKGIQLRKVEEQREQEAKHERIENDVATILSRRIAVEYSDSEDDSEFDEVDWLE